A region from the Fusarium musae strain F31 chromosome 1, whole genome shotgun sequence genome encodes:
- a CDS encoding hypothetical protein (EggNog:ENOG41): MRGIQITEYLKGPEQLQVSDLPDPKPTDNEYLIQVHAAAANFFDILQIQGKYQNQPPFPWIAGAEFAGTVIATPKSSNPKFPVGSRVFGASQGAFATKIKAKEETLLPVPDGWSFKEAAGLFVTAPTSYGALVVRAGVKKGDYVLVHAAAGGVGLAAVQVAKAFGATVIATASTQHKLDIAKSYGADHVISYNDATWPAKVKALTPKSRGVDIVYDPVGLIDLSTKCTAWNGRILVIGFAAGKIEKVAMNKVLLKNISIVGLHWGAYSIHERETIPKVWNGIMDLVKQGKLRGTEYTDEEFVGLERTGAALKALGGRGTWGKVVIKIPEEGQSKL, encoded by the exons GTCcacgccgccgccgccaacttcttcgacatcttACAAATCCAAGGAAAATATCAAAACCAACCTC CTTTTCCCTGGATAGCCGGCGCCGAATTCGCAGGTACTGTCATCGCCACACCCAAGAGCTCCAACCCCAAGTTTCCCGTTGGATCGCGAGTCTTTGGCGCATCCCAGGGCGCTTTTGCGACAAAGATCAAGGCGAAAGAAGAGACACTCCTGCCTGTCCCCGATGGTTGGTCGTTCAAGGAGGCGGCTGGTCTGTTTGTTACTGCGCCTACAAGTTATGGCGCTTTGGTTGTGAGAGCGGGCGTCAAGAAGGGCGATTACGTGCTTGTCCATGCTGcagctggtggtgttggtcttGCAGCCGTTCAAG TGGCCAAGGCTTTTGGCGCGACTGTTATCGCGACAGCCTCTACACAGCACAAACTCGACATTGCAAAGTCTTATGGCGCCGACCATGTCATCTCTTACAACGATGCTACATGGCCCGCTAAGGTCAAGGCTTTGACTCCCAAGTCCCGTGGAGTCGACATCGTCTACGACCCCGTCGGTCTAATCGACCTTTCTACAAAGTGCACAGCCTGGAACGGTCGAATTCTTGTTATCGGCTTCGCAGCTGGCAAGATCGAAAAGGTTGCCATGAACAAGGTtctcctcaagaacatcTCTATCGTTGGACTTCACTGGGGTGCTTATTCTATTCACGAGAGGGAGACGATACCCAAGGTGTGGAATGGCATCATGGATCTTGTTAAGCAGGGTAAGCTCAGGGGTACTGAGTATACCGATGAGGAGTttgttggtcttgagagGACTGGGGCCGCGCTGAAGGCTCTTGGTGGCCGGGGGACTTGGGGTAAGGTCGTTATTAAGATACCTGAGGAGGGACAGAGCAAGCTATAG
- a CDS encoding hypothetical protein (EggNog:ENOG41~BUSCO:EOG09260DUW): protein MSFAIEVPGDANPLSLQSLYQTLQSATSTDYAQRQTAGQQLTSWELQPGYYSSLQAVYLDKSLAYEVRFLAIIQLKNGIDRYWRLYNQVKNSIKPEEKSLIRSRLFQGSIEEEHTNLALHNALVVAKIVRIDYPGEWPDAMGNIIELLRSSRNGNQRHLHGILEILLRVVKELGTARMRKNQTALQSVTPEIVHVLSEVYSEKSQAWMGFLTGGPGGQEEVNLAMLNSLLALRVLRRLVIMGYERPHSDNTVEQFWTLSQNQFGQLLNLVSHDSAVPPNYQEVVGKHLLQFTKLHIDMAEQHAASFVFLPNSIPLVQSYWELVAKFAEVFDKSGGIRQGPSETGSAKSKVEGPVLERLALKGLLLLRSCVRIGFQHVQTFRWRSPETKAEQEKAKNLIKSELLKPDLVIQIVNSIITHLFVFRKSDLEGWEEDPEEWEQQEQSEGNAYEWEVRPCAEKLFLDLLTNYKDLLVPPLLSYFQTAQDPQADIATKEAVYTAMGLAAAHVHHVFDFDAVLASTIVNDARLQGGLCKVLRRRIAILVSQWAPIKLDDSSRPIVYQIYRHFLNPEDETNDVVVRITAARQLRWIADELDFNVDAFLPYTSDVLSQLINLVQSVDVDETKLAILESIRILVTRMEEQVSQFGDQLMSALPTVWENSGAEEYMIKQAVTSIFAALVMSMGPDSQRYQHFMLPLLSEAARRGSDLHLHLIDESLELWNNILMQSYAPLAPELVNIAELVLPLLEYDSETASLALTAVESYILLAPASMLEDRLRRPTLSALSNILDSKSREQVRMGTSCIENFIRAAVELGGSTGVSVILQDMVEIGFMNKILGNLHDAWESHQTTGPNRKVSKLSTITETDYFAILGRLALAEPTLFSQMLTNMGSLDQVWAWLSSEWFSHMSSMDHIERQKLYLLGLTRLLELPSPVQELVLSKLQDYFDMWINVISDLQDGVANGTDTLIWGPLETTEYDTPKIIAERNMEAKDPIHTVHAFDFVKMRLQDLVNRVGGEQAFQEQWAVNVDKEVLDKFQQMASGVQQQQQQQQQ, encoded by the exons ATGAGCTTCGCTATCGAAGTCCCAGGCGATGCGAATCCGCTGTCTTTGCAGTCGCTTTACCAGACACTGCAGTCAGCCACCTCAACCGATTATGCGCAGCGTCAGACGGCAGGGCAACAACTAACATCATGGGAGCTCCAACCAGGTTACTATTCTTCGTTGCAG GCTGTCTACCTCGACAAGTCCCTCGCCTACGAAGTTCGATTTCTCGCCATTATTCAGCTCAAGAACGGTATTGACCGCTATTGGAGGTTGTATAACCAGGTCAAGAACAGTATAAAAccagaggagaagagcttgataCGCTCGCGACTATTCCAAGGTTCTATCGAGGAAGAGCACACCAACCTTGCTCTACACAATGCTCTGGTGGTCGCGAAGATCGTTAGAATCGATTATCCTGGTGAATGGCCAGATGCTATGGGCAATATCATTGAACTACTCCGTTCATCGCGAAATGGCAACCAGAGACATCTTCACGGCATCCTTGAGATTCTACTACGAGTGGTAAAGGAATTGGGAACCGCACGAATGCGAAAGAACCAGACCGCTCTGCAATCAGTCACCCCTGAGATTGTTCACGTTCTAAGCGAAGTCTACTCAGAAAAGTCCCAGGCATGGATGGGCTTCCTTACTGGTGGGCCGGGAGGTCAGGAGGAAGTCAACCTGGCTATGCTCAACAGTTTACTTGCTCTTCGAGTCCTTCGTCGACTCGTTATAATGGGCTACGAGCGCCCCCACAGTGACAACACCGTTGAGCAATTCTGGACTTTGTCACAGAACCAGTTCGGgcagctcctcaaccttgttAGCCACGACTCGGCAGTCCCACCAAATTATCAAGAAGTTGTTGGCAAACACTTGCTCCAATTTACCAAGCTGCACATTGACATGGCAGAGCAACACGCTGCCAGCTTTGTGTTTCTTCCCAACTCCATCCCCTTGGTGCAATCATACTGGGAGCTGGTTGCGAAGTTTGCGGAGGTATTCGACAAGTCTGGCGGTATCAGACAAGGCCCATCAGAAACCGGATCTGCAAAGTCCAAGGTCGAGGGCCCTGTACTAGAAAGACTGGCGCTCAAAGgacttctccttctcaggtCATGCGTCCGAATAGGGTTCCAGCATGTCCAGACTTTTAGATGGCGAAGCCCAGAAACAAAGGCCGAGCAAGAAAAGGCTAAGAACCTGATCAAATCGGAACTTTTGAAACCCGATCTCGTCATTCAAATTGTtaactccatcatcacccatCTCTTTGTCTTCCGTAAGTCGGATCTTGAAGGCTGGGAAGAAGATCCGGAGGAGTGGGAGCAACAGGAACAGAGCGAAGGAAATGCTTATGAGTGGGAAGTAAGGCCATGTGCTGAAAAACTGTTCCTCGACCTTCTCACAAACTATAAGGACTTGCTAGTCCCTCCGCTATTGTCTTATTTCCAGACAGCACAAGATCCCCAGGCCGATATTGCTACCAAAGAGGCAGTGTATACTGCAATGGGCCTCGCCGCTGCTCATGTTCACCATGTGTTTGACTTTGATGCCGTTTTGGCTTCAACAATTGTCAATGATGCACGTCTACAAGGCGGACTCTGCAAGGTCCTGCGACGACGAATCGCCATCCTTGTGAGTCAGTGGGCTCCTATCAAGCTCGATGACTCAAGCAGGCCAATTGTCTACCAAATTTACCGGCATTTCCTCAACCCTGAGGACGAGACCAATGATGTGGTTGTCAGAATTACAGCTGCCCGACAACTACGATGGATTGCAGATGAGCTTGACTTCAACGTCGATGCTTTCCTGCCATACACTTCTGATGTTTTGTCacagctcatcaaccttgtTCAAAgtgttgatgtcgatgagacTAAGCTCGCTATCCTTGAGTCGATTAGAATCCTGGTTACACGAATGGAAGAGCAAGTATCACAGTTTGGAGACCAGCTCATGTCAGCTCTTCCTACAGTTTGGGAGAACTCGGGTGCTGAAGAGTACATGATCAAACAAGCAGTCACATCGATCTTTGCAGCCCTCGTTATGAGCATGGGCCCCGATTCACAACGATATCAGCATTTCATGCTGCCACTCCTCTCTGAAGCAGCCCGCCGAGGATCAGACCTACACCTCCACTTAATTGATGAGTCTTTGGAATTGTGGAATAATATTCTCATGCAGAGCTATGCTCCCCTGGCTCCTGAGTTGGTAAACATTGCAGAACTTGTTCTGCCACTACTTGAATATGATAGTGAGACGGCCTCACTGGCTCTAACAGCTGTGGAGTCTTATATCCTTCTTGCTCCCGCTTCTATGCTAGAAGACCGCCTGCGTCGCCCGACATTGAGCGCCTTGTCTAATATCTTAGATTCAAAGAGCCGAGAACAGGTTCGAATGGGTACGAGTTGCATTGAGAATTTCATCAGGGCCGCTGTAGAGCTTGGCGGTTCGACGGGCGTTTCAGTTATCTTACAGGATATGGTTGAAATCGGTTTTATGAACAAAATCCTCGGAAACCTACATGACGCTTGGGAATCACATCAGACCACAGGTCCTAACCGAAAGGTCAGCAAACTCAGTACTATCACTGAGACAGATTACTTTGCCATTCTAGGACGACTGGCTCTCGCTGAACCCACACTCTTCAGCCAGATGCTGACCAATATGGGTTCGCTTGATCAAGTCTGGGCCTGGCTCTCATCTGAGTGGTTCTCGCATATGTCAAGTATGGACCACATTGAGCGGCAGAAACTCTATCTTCTTGGTTTGACAAGACTTCTGGAATTGCCATCACCTGTTCAAGAACTCGTGTTGAGCAAACTCCAGGACTACTTCGATATGTGGATCAATGTGATTTCCGATCTCCAAGATGGTGTGGCCAACGGGACCGATACCCTGATATGGGGTCCTCTGGAGACCACCGAATATGATACCCCCAAGATCATTGCGGAACGCAACATGGAAGCCAAAGATCCCATCCATACCGTTCACGCCTTCGATTTTGTCAAGATGCGCCTGCAGGACTTGGTGAACAGGGTCGGAGGTGAGCAGGCCTTCCAGGAGCAGTGGGCTGTCAATGTAGATAAAGAGGTGCTAGACAAGTTCCAGCAGATGGCTTCTGGtgttcagcaacaacaacagcagcagcagcagtaa